One Thalassotalea hakodatensis DNA segment encodes these proteins:
- a CDS encoding site-specific integrase produces the protein MAKLSSRKDTKNLYFDFTFQGKRCRENTNLSDTKVNRRRLQKKLDQINAELLTGQFDYLNHFPNSKVAQKLLLDEQKLSGTTTKKTPSFEDFLDEWFEESILKWRPSHLKNMKSMKNKYYLPTFKGKKIDSITRADLLKFRTSLAKEPGRNGRLTLSNNRINKIMDPLRRVFEEAADRHDFNTPFIRIKPLKIEKTDVNPFSLEEVNKIIANVREDYSRYYLIRFLTGMRTGEIDGLKWKYVDFNNRMIKVRETIVAGECDYTKNDFSQREITMSQPVYDALKLQEQVSSSLSDYVFCTLSGQPIEHNNVTKRVWYPLLKRLGLEKRRPYQSRHTAATLWLASGESPEWIAKQMGHSNTQMLFQVYSRFVPNLTRNDGSAFENLLKKNFPGANHD, from the coding sequence ATGGCTAAGCTCTCATCACGTAAAGACACAAAAAATCTCTATTTTGATTTTACCTTTCAGGGTAAGCGCTGTAGAGAAAACACAAACCTAAGTGACACAAAAGTTAATCGTCGTCGCTTACAAAAGAAGCTAGATCAAATCAATGCTGAACTACTGACAGGCCAGTTTGATTATCTAAATCACTTTCCTAACAGCAAGGTTGCACAAAAGCTCTTGCTCGATGAACAAAAGCTTTCAGGAACTACGACAAAGAAGACGCCATCTTTTGAAGACTTTCTTGATGAATGGTTTGAAGAAAGCATATTGAAATGGCGACCGTCACATCTCAAAAATATGAAAAGCATGAAGAATAAGTACTATCTTCCTACCTTTAAAGGAAAGAAGATCGACAGCATCACTCGCGCTGATTTACTCAAATTTCGTACCTCTCTCGCCAAAGAACCGGGACGAAATGGACGCTTAACGCTCAGTAACAATCGCATTAATAAAATAATGGATCCATTACGTAGAGTATTTGAGGAGGCCGCCGATCGTCATGATTTTAACACGCCTTTTATCCGAATCAAGCCATTGAAGATTGAAAAGACGGATGTGAATCCCTTTTCATTAGAGGAGGTGAATAAAATAATAGCCAATGTTAGAGAAGACTATAGCCGCTATTACCTTATTCGATTTTTAACTGGCATGCGTACAGGTGAAATTGATGGTCTGAAGTGGAAATACGTTGATTTTAACAATCGCATGATTAAAGTTCGCGAAACTATTGTTGCAGGTGAATGTGACTATACCAAAAACGATTTCTCTCAACGTGAAATAACAATGAGCCAACCAGTTTATGATGCCTTAAAGCTTCAAGAGCAAGTTAGCTCCTCACTTTCTGATTACGTATTTTGCACTCTGTCAGGTCAGCCGATTGAGCATAATAATGTGACTAAACGTGTTTGGTATCCCTTACTCAAACGGCTTGGGCTAGAAAAACGTAGGCCTTATCAGTCACGTCATACCGCAGCCACGCTTTGGCTTGCATCGGGCGAATCCCCAGAATGGATTGCAAAGCAGATGGGGCACTCGAATACTCAGATGCTTTTTCAAGTTTACTCTCGTTTTGTGCCTAACTTAACCCGTAATGACGGTAGCGCATTTGAAAATCTTCTTAAGAAAAACTTCCCAGGAGCTAATCATGACTAA
- a CDS encoding helix-turn-helix domain-containing protein, with translation MIKCHLARLMGERKMKVMDVARETGLNRNTITLLYKETAQRIDLDAIDKLCELFDCEVEDLLQRKVD, from the coding sequence TTGATTAAGTGTCACTTGGCTCGGTTAATGGGCGAGAGAAAAATGAAGGTTATGGATGTTGCTAGAGAAACTGGCTTGAACAGAAATACTATAACTTTATTATATAAAGAAACGGCTCAACGGATTGATTTAGATGCCATTGATAAGCTTTGTGAGTTGTTTGATTGCGAGGTAGAAGATCTATTACAGCGAAAAGTTGATTGA
- a CDS encoding HU family DNA-binding protein, producing the protein MNSLMDTITSELVEGNDVTLVRFGTFKISARAARKGRNPQTGAEIRIAASTVPSFKACKALKDACN; encoded by the coding sequence TTGAATAGTTTAATGGACACAATTACTTCCGAGCTTGTCGAGGGTAATGATGTCACCCTTGTAAGATTTGGTACATTTAAAATATCTGCCCGTGCTGCTCGCAAAGGACGTAACCCACAAACTGGCGCTGAAATTAGAATTGCAGCATCAACTGTACCTAGTTTCAAAGCCTGCAAAGCATTAAAAGATGCTTGCAACTAG
- a CDS encoding FAD-binding and (Fe-S)-binding domain-containing protein, which yields MPTKPYQNFVDDLRQVLPNERIITDYTKRFAYGVDASFYRLIPKVVLLIDNEEELIFSLRKAHVANLAVTFRAAGTSLSGQAQSDSILIMLTNSWRHHEILDLGLKIKLGPAVIGADANKYLLPYGRKIGPDPASIDTCKIAGIAANNSSGMCCGVSQNSYHTLASIRVILNDGSIFDNSSCERVDEFRKNHSNLLDQISTLANSTKDNKVLKELIEHKYRLKNTTGYAINSLIDFDDPIDILAHLIIGSEGTLGFISSITYHTVIEHKYRASTLILFPDLSVTCKVVSMLANEEVSAVELLDYRSLKSVSNMEGLPDFILDVKEGNAALLIETRANNQDSLNEQAKLLNKAISAFEQVAAINFTDDIEQYSKLWAIRKQTFPAVGAVRETGTTVIIEDVAFPVEKLAEGVAALQQLFDKYQYDEAIIFGHALDGNLHFVFTQDFASQVEVDRYEAFMNDVCQLVAVDFKGSLKAEHGTGRNMAPFIELEWGKQGYQLMRDIKALFDPSNLLNPGVIINDDNKAHLKSLKALPKADDIVDKCIECGFCEPVCPSVGLSFTPRQRISSYREIQRLRKSDEDPNLLAKLEADYEYLGIDTCAATGLCAQRCPVGINTGDLVRKFRSERNQKHEKVSIKLANNFKTIESLTRFSLASVDLAQKVLGNNVMSSLSKLLRKLSFNRLPLWTESMPAKANYHPKPAVALESDSRPKVVYFPSCATRTMGPANEAKQQKSLTAVTMRLLEKAGFEIISPDFSGQCCGMPFKSKGMFNQAEQKRQATVNQLNQLSNNGQFPILFDTSPCKSMLSEGEGASSNLTIYEPVGFIEDILTQHLTFSPIDESIMLHVTCTSRKMGLMDKMISLANRCAIKVYIPEHIYCCGFAGDKGFTLPELNASALSTLKSQVPDDCSQGYSNSRTCEIGLSEHSGIDYQSIIYLVDKVTQPRFPK from the coding sequence ATGCCAACCAAGCCTTACCAAAATTTTGTTGATGATCTCAGACAGGTGTTACCTAATGAACGCATTATTACAGACTATACAAAGAGGTTTGCTTACGGTGTAGATGCCAGTTTTTACCGATTGATTCCGAAAGTTGTTCTATTAATTGATAATGAAGAAGAGCTTATTTTTAGCCTTAGAAAGGCACATGTTGCCAACCTCGCTGTTACATTCAGGGCAGCGGGAACAAGTTTATCAGGTCAGGCACAATCCGATTCTATTTTGATCATGTTGACAAACAGTTGGCGACATCATGAAATACTGGATTTAGGGCTAAAGATCAAATTAGGTCCTGCTGTTATTGGCGCAGATGCCAATAAGTACTTGTTACCTTACGGTAGAAAAATAGGACCAGACCCTGCCTCCATTGATACTTGCAAAATAGCTGGAATAGCAGCAAATAATTCGAGTGGAATGTGCTGTGGTGTATCACAAAATAGTTATCACACATTGGCAAGCATTAGGGTGATATTAAATGATGGCAGTATATTTGATAATAGCTCATGTGAGCGTGTTGATGAGTTTAGAAAAAATCATTCTAACCTCTTAGATCAAATAAGCACTCTAGCTAATTCTACTAAGGATAATAAAGTACTAAAGGAACTGATCGAACATAAATATCGATTAAAAAATACGACAGGTTATGCAATTAATTCCTTAATTGATTTTGATGATCCTATTGATATTTTGGCCCATTTAATCATTGGCTCTGAAGGTACCCTAGGCTTTATTTCTTCGATAACATATCATACGGTAATTGAGCATAAATACCGAGCTTCGACTCTTATATTATTTCCCGATTTATCTGTTACTTGCAAAGTTGTAAGTATGTTGGCTAATGAAGAAGTCAGCGCAGTTGAACTACTAGATTACCGTTCGTTAAAGTCAGTAAGTAATATGGAAGGTTTACCTGATTTTATTCTTGATGTAAAAGAAGGAAATGCAGCTCTACTGATAGAAACTCGTGCTAATAATCAAGACAGTTTAAATGAACAAGCTAAATTACTAAACAAGGCTATTTCTGCATTTGAGCAAGTTGCTGCTATTAACTTTACTGATGATATTGAGCAATATAGTAAATTATGGGCTATTCGCAAACAAACTTTTCCTGCGGTTGGAGCAGTTCGTGAAACGGGCACAACTGTTATTATTGAAGATGTTGCTTTTCCTGTTGAGAAATTAGCGGAAGGTGTTGCTGCACTTCAGCAATTATTTGATAAATATCAGTATGATGAAGCTATTATCTTTGGTCATGCATTAGACGGTAATTTACACTTTGTGTTTACCCAAGACTTTGCCTCGCAAGTGGAAGTTGATCGGTACGAAGCCTTTATGAATGATGTTTGCCAACTCGTTGCTGTTGACTTTAAGGGTTCATTAAAAGCAGAGCATGGTACAGGGCGAAACATGGCCCCATTTATTGAACTAGAGTGGGGCAAACAGGGCTATCAGTTGATGCGAGATATCAAAGCATTATTTGATCCATCCAATCTGTTAAACCCTGGAGTGATTATCAATGACGATAATAAAGCGCATTTAAAATCATTGAAGGCTTTGCCAAAAGCGGATGATATTGTTGATAAATGTATAGAATGTGGTTTTTGTGAACCAGTATGTCCCTCTGTAGGTTTGAGTTTTACCCCAAGACAACGAATTAGCAGCTATCGAGAAATACAAAGGTTAAGAAAAAGTGATGAAGATCCTAACTTATTGGCCAAGCTTGAAGCTGATTATGAGTATTTAGGTATAGATACCTGCGCAGCTACTGGTTTATGTGCTCAGCGTTGCCCGGTTGGTATTAATACAGGGGATTTAGTAAGGAAATTTCGTAGTGAACGTAATCAAAAACATGAAAAAGTATCGATTAAGCTAGCCAATAACTTTAAAACAATTGAAAGTCTGACACGTTTTTCTTTAGCAAGTGTAGATTTAGCACAAAAAGTACTGGGTAATAATGTTATGTCATCGCTTAGTAAATTGTTGAGAAAACTAAGCTTTAATCGTTTACCTTTATGGACAGAAAGTATGCCTGCTAAGGCAAATTACCACCCTAAACCAGCTGTTGCTCTAGAGAGTGATTCTCGTCCTAAAGTTGTCTATTTTCCAAGTTGTGCAACGCGAACTATGGGACCTGCGAATGAAGCAAAACAGCAAAAGTCGTTAACTGCGGTAACCATGCGCTTACTTGAAAAAGCGGGTTTTGAGATTATTAGCCCAGACTTTTCTGGACAATGTTGCGGTATGCCCTTTAAAAGCAAAGGTATGTTTAATCAAGCCGAGCAAAAACGTCAAGCAACGGTGAATCAGTTAAATCAGCTAAGTAATAATGGACAGTTTCCTATTTTGTTTGATACCAGCCCATGTAAATCAATGTTGTCCGAAGGGGAAGGCGCTAGCAGCAATTTAACTATTTATGAGCCCGTAGGTTTTATTGAAGATATTTTGACGCAGCACCTTACGTTTAGTCCTATTGATGAAAGTATTATGCTACATGTGACTTGTACCAGTAGAAAAATGGGGTTAATGGATAAAATGATCTCATTAGCCAATCGCTGTGCAATAAAGGTGTATATACCTGAACATATCTATTGTTGCGGCTTTGCCGGTGATAAAGGTTTTACTTTGCCTGAGCTAAACGCAAGTGCTTTATCTACCTTAAAATCACAAGTACCTGATGATTGCAGTCAAGGTTATAGCAATAGTCGAACCTGTGAGATTGGTTTGTCAGAGCATTCAGGTATTGACTATCAATCGATTATTTACCTCGTTGACAAGGTTACACAGCCAAGGTTTCCAAAATAA
- a CDS encoding LacI family DNA-binding transcriptional regulator codes for MNVSKRARIKDVAERAGVSSMTVSRVLSQDTKVSSAKKELVMEAVKALNYRPNVAARRLASNKSFFIGLLYYDSDTSYVSKFLLRGLKSCRTTGHHLVVDEIDDDIEKSLASVKDLIEVTQVDGLILLPPVCDDAKLLATLQEANMTFVRISPDTQLNISPYICMDDYQASFEMTELLINKGHTKIGHIIGNTNQGVSRLRYQGYLDALRSHQINVPPEYIEQGLFTYDSGLAAAKKMLALDIKPTAIVAANDEMAAAVLAAAHLNRIAVPEELSISGFDDGNVAITVSPNLTTVRQPIQEMAELAIDIIASGKFSDLSTANHREFRNVLDFDIIERNSTGQAPQT; via the coding sequence GTGAATGTATCCAAGCGGGCTAGAATAAAAGACGTAGCTGAAAGAGCAGGTGTATCGAGTATGACTGTCTCTAGAGTTCTTAGTCAAGATACAAAAGTGAGTAGCGCTAAAAAAGAGTTAGTAATGGAAGCTGTTAAAGCGCTTAATTATCGCCCTAATGTAGCTGCCCGTCGATTAGCGAGTAACAAATCTTTTTTTATCGGCTTACTTTATTATGATTCAGACACATCTTACGTGAGTAAATTTTTGCTGCGTGGATTAAAAAGTTGCCGAACGACGGGTCATCATCTCGTTGTAGATGAAATTGACGATGATATTGAAAAATCATTAGCATCTGTTAAAGACTTGATAGAAGTTACTCAGGTTGATGGGTTAATTTTATTGCCTCCTGTTTGTGATGACGCAAAATTACTCGCAACCTTACAAGAAGCTAACATGACTTTTGTCAGGATTTCCCCTGATACCCAGTTAAATATTTCACCTTATATTTGTATGGATGATTATCAAGCTAGTTTTGAAATGACAGAGCTGCTTATTAATAAAGGTCATACAAAAATCGGCCATATTATTGGTAATACGAATCAAGGCGTGAGCCGATTACGTTACCAAGGTTACCTTGATGCCTTACGCTCTCATCAAATTAATGTGCCACCTGAATATATTGAGCAAGGCTTGTTTACTTATGATTCAGGTCTCGCAGCAGCTAAAAAAATGCTCGCACTCGATATTAAACCAACGGCAATAGTCGCGGCAAATGATGAAATGGCTGCAGCTGTTTTGGCCGCTGCCCATTTAAATAGAATTGCAGTACCAGAAGAGTTATCTATTTCTGGGTTTGATGATGGTAATGTTGCAATAACCGTATCACCAAACTTAACAACAGTGCGGCAACCAATTCAAGAAATGGCTGAGTTAGCTATTGATATTATTGCGTCAGGGAAGTTTTCAGATTTATCAACGGCAAATCACCGTGAATTCAGAAATGTGCTCGATTTCGACATTATTGAAAGAAATTCGACAGGACAAGCACCTCAAACATAG
- a CDS encoding aldose epimerase family protein yields the protein MTRITAYEIKNHQGDTLSITNFGARIIRWQTKVGDESRNIVLGYPDLEDYLTDPFFMGAIVGPYANRIANACYTVDEKEVTLSANEGKNQLHGGKGALDSQFWQCSYHDDSSLTLTCQLKDGFNGYPGNISIKVNYEISPTSELIINIEVNTAKATIVGPTAHPYFNLNAKQQSTEHNLQVNSSNYTPVNKHGIPLGEIQPVEGSHYDFSSPTTISKANNNQSLDDNFILSLQDTTIEKIALKHASLTSQDKKLTLQVSSNYPAIQVYAGKHLNKPFTPNQGICLEPQFCPDSPNQLAFPFHMTSPNGPLKTEIRYALIKAQ from the coding sequence ATGACTAGAATCACCGCTTATGAGATAAAAAATCACCAAGGCGATACCCTTTCTATAACTAATTTTGGTGCACGCATCATTCGTTGGCAAACCAAAGTGGGTGATGAAAGTCGTAATATTGTTTTAGGCTATCCAGACCTTGAAGATTACCTAACAGATCCTTTTTTCATGGGCGCAATTGTTGGACCATACGCCAATAGAATTGCTAATGCTTGTTACACAGTTGATGAAAAGGAAGTGACCTTATCAGCCAATGAAGGAAAAAACCAATTACATGGTGGCAAGGGAGCGTTAGACAGCCAGTTTTGGCAATGTAGTTACCATGATGACAGTTCACTTACCTTAACTTGTCAATTAAAAGACGGCTTTAACGGTTACCCTGGAAACATTAGCATTAAGGTAAATTACGAAATTTCACCAACGAGTGAACTCATCATTAACATAGAAGTCAACACCGCAAAAGCCACAATAGTAGGGCCAACTGCTCATCCCTATTTCAATTTAAATGCAAAACAGCAGAGCACTGAACACAACCTGCAAGTTAACAGCAGCAACTATACACCTGTGAATAAACACGGCATACCTCTAGGTGAAATTCAGCCCGTAGAAGGAAGCCATTATGATTTTAGCTCACCGACAACAATATCAAAAGCGAATAACAATCAATCACTTGATGACAATTTCATTCTATCTTTACAAGACACAACAATAGAAAAAATAGCGTTAAAGCATGCCAGCCTGACGAGTCAAGATAAAAAGCTAACGCTACAAGTCAGCTCAAATTATCCGGCAATACAAGTATATGCTGGCAAACATTTAAATAAACCTTTTACTCCGAACCAAGGCATTTGTTTAGAGCCTCAGTTTTGCCCAGATAGCCCAAATCAACTTGCCTTCCCTTTTCACATGACTTCTCCGAACGGTCCTTTAAAAACCGAAATTCGATATGCATTAATCAAAGCACAATAA